A stretch of DNA from Vibrio palustris:
TTAATTCCTGCTTGGCTTGATCAACATGGCTAGGATTAAGTAGTACGTCTAACCCTGTCGCTGCCATCACCTTTGCTGCGGCAAACATGCCTTTAAAACCAACCGATGTGTTTCCTTGTGACACCGCCTGCCAAGTGTGCAATGGCGTGCCAAAGGCGTAACAAGGCGCTAAACATTGTACCGTAGGTACCACCCAGCTCACATCGCCCACATCAGTAGAACCATACAGAAGTTCGTAGCTGGCTTGGTAAGCGACGATGTTGCGCATCACTGGTGAATGATACAAATAATCCAGAGATCTCGGCGCTATACTGCGATTAGCAGCCAGAACTTGATCGATATTGGCTTTAATATCGTCACAGGTTAAGGTCTTCTGCATTTTCTCCAAGTAAGTAAATTCTTCATGGGTATACTCGGGAATCCCCAAACGTTCAATATGCGTAGACATTAACTGCTCTAGATATCGATTAGGTTGATAACTCGAGCAGGCTTTCGTGAAATCAACCTTAACGGTGGTACCGCTCATCAAGGCTGCCCCCTGCGCTATTTGCTGAATACGTTCATAAATATCTTGAACATCAGCAACTCGTGGAGAGCGTATTAAATAGCGCACAGAGGCGTCGGCTTGCACCACATTCGGGGCAGAGCCGCCCGTTTTCGTTATCGCATAATGCATGCGCGAGTCGGTAGGAATATGTTCACGCAGATAGTTCGCACCGATATTCATCAGTTCAACGGAATCTAATGCGCTACGTCCGACATGGGGGGCTGCAGCAGCGTGAGCCGCTTTACCATGAAAGTGAAAATCCGCTTGGATATTAGCAAGAGTTGGTGTGTTAAATAC
This window harbors:
- a CDS encoding amidohydrolase, with the translated sequence MSATNNTIYQSLWQDIDDHAERLIQLSQAIWGYAETRFEEHQSCAAIKNFLGAQGFTITAPIAGLDTAFKATYGQGYPNIGLLGEYDALPELSQHAHEAHPSCLEEGGNGHGCGHHLLGVASVAAVLAIKQHIEEKQLPGRVTFYGCPAEEGGSGKTFMVREGVFSDTDIAITWHPQTFMGVFNTPTLANIQADFHFHGKAAHAAAAPHVGRSALDSVELMNIGANYLREHIPTDSRMHYAITKTGGSAPNVVQADASVRYLIRSPRVADVQDIYERIQQIAQGAALMSGTTVKVDFTKACSSYQPNRYLEQLMSTHIERLGIPEYTHEEFTYLEKMQKTLTCDDIKANIDQVLAANRSIAPRSLDYLYHSPVMRNIVAYQASYELLYGSTDVGDVSWVVPTVQCLAPCYAFGTPLHTWQAVSQGNTSVGFKGMFAAAKVMAATGLDVLLNPSHVDQAKQELTQELKRHPYACPIPNDIHPKL